A stretch of DNA from Elusimicrobiota bacterium:
ATCGGACCGCCAATTATGACTTTTCGCCATGGTGCATCACCCTTAACCCCGTTATAATAACTAATTACATCTGAAATCGGGGTACCAATGCGAACTTTTAAATTAGCAGTTTTTCTAATGCTGCTTGCAACCGTAATAACCCGTTCGTATAAAGGTTTTCCTTCATAGACTGCCTCGTAAACTGCTTTTGCTGTTTGTACATTTTGAACAATACAACCGACATCCTTCGGTAATTTCCCGGACGGGACTTCCTTTTTTAATATTGTTTTTATTAACTGCCTTTCTGAACCTTGCGGGTATTTAGTTTTTAGTCCAACAATTTTTACTTTTATATCGTCTTGTATTGCAGTGAAATCTTCAAACTTTTTAATAGCATCTTTTTTATTATCTTCAATTGCAATGTAACTGCTCTTGATATTGAAAATTTTCATCATCAACTTCAAACCATTAAGAACTTTGATGGTTTCTTCTATCATAACCCGATGGTCGCTGTTTAAGTACGGCTCACATTCGCAACCATTCAGTATTATCGCATCTATTTTGTTTTCTTTTGGCGGTGAAAGTTTTACGTGTGTGGGAAATCCGGCTCCACCCAAACCGGCAATTCCGGCATTTTTTATTAATTCAATAATTTCATCCGGTGAAAGTTTCTCAGGGTCGTTTGGTTTGAACTCAACAACATCATCCTTGTCATCCGATTCAATAAATATTGATTTAGAATCAAACCCGCAAGGATGCGGATGGTCTTCTATAGCTAAAACTTTCCCCGAAACAGATGAATGGATATTTACGGACACAAAACCGGTAGCTTCAGCAATGAGTTGTCCGGTTTTTACAAAATCGCCGACTTTAACAATTTCTTTAGCAGGTGAACCAGTGTGTTGTAATAATGGAATGACTACTTTTTTAGGAA
This window harbors:
- the rsxC gene encoding electron transport complex subunit RsxC; the protein is MNSFKGGIRFSVKKNTPVIFIEEIPLPKKVVIPLLQHTGSPAKEIVKVGDFVKTGQLIAEATGFVSVNIHSSVSGKVLAIEDHPHPCGFDSKSIFIESDDKDDVVEFKPNDPEKLSPDEIIELIKNAGIAGLGGAGFPTHVKLSPPKENKIDAIILNGCECEPYLNSDHRVMIEETIKVLNGLKLMMKIFNIKSSYIAIEDNKKDAIKKFEDFTAIQDDIKVKIVGLKTKYPQGSERQLIKTILKKEVPSGKLPKDVGCIVQNVQTAKAVYEAVYEGKPLYERVITVASSIRKTANLKVRIGTPISDVISYYNGVKGDAPWRKVIIGGPMMGLTQSSLSVPVIKGTNGIILLTEKESKQHEPSNCIRCGRCIVVCPAGLVPTTISRLVEKEKYNELEKFSPLDCMECGCCAYECPAKIQLVQNIQLAKKSLTNKFS